The window ATACTGTAGCCTGACGGGCCGTCTGCAGCCTCGTTGAGCTCAGGGGAGCTGCAGGGAGTTTGTGGGTTTGTCCTAACGAGACGCTCAACGTCTGAGACGCTGTCTTAAATTCTGAAAGCTGGACGTACATCGTGCTGCTGCCACCTGAACTTTCACATTAATCCCAAACTGACATCAGTGGATTATTTACACCGCCGGTCCcgccaacacacacatttgtcacACCCGTTGAGCAGAGGCCGAACACACAGATGAATCAtctctgtgtggtggaggagacgACTGAAAATACCAGAGTGCTCGCGAGGGTACGGGGTAACTAGCAACACGCAGAGGGTTGAGGCGTAACCAACACaacacactctcctctctcatcaatCACTTATCAAGGCTTTCGCACAGCTATTTTTACCTCTGCCTGCATTACATGGCACACTGTGGGCTTTAGAATGGAAATTGTATTCGATATAGATGCAATAATACTATATTAGGTTAGGATGGCATCCTATAAATGTTTATAAGCAAGTCACTTGTGTAACTGGATGGACTCTAACTTTTTAATTGGTGTTAAAAAGACGGAAGTACTACAATTTTAAGGCGATTTAAAATGTAGCTAATTGACCTGACTAATTAGTTGTGAGTTAGAATAGAAGATTAATTCCATTGTCAAGCAAACTGTATGAGAGTGGTGTCAACTTTCTCATGTTTAACTTGGCTAGAAGGAAAATACATGTATTTCCCAACATGTCCGACTTTAAGGGGAGGAAACAACAACTGATTCTGTttctttgttgttaaaatggttTCAGTGTCAGACTTCAGAGGTTTGTCGTCATTTCTTCATCAGCAGTCTGTTGAGAAATAAATCTGCATGCCCAACTCATGTTTCCTCATTTGTCCAtaactttattttctttgacACTATCAGACATTTACAGTTAAAACACAACATTTGGCAAAACACAACAATTTGGCAAAAAACTGATTGATTCACTGATTAGTTCAGTGAACTGGCAGAAAATGAGCATTTCTGTTGAAATCGTCACGTTCAACCACACAAAGATTTCATCCCACTGGGTGGTCAGTGTTTTTAAGGACCAGCGCCAGGTCGGACAGAACCCAGAGACATCCCGACTCATAATGCTGTGACGCTCACAGGCTCGGACGGGACGGAGCAGCCACAGCTCCTCCTGTTTGTtttgtgcaaaataaaatagaggaggagagagacagacagcacgaaggagaaaaaagaaagtttgttCGTTTAAGTCACCAACCACAGTGGACAAGAAACCTTTGTTTTCACACATGAGATCGGACCCGACAATACGAAACTTCATTGTTAATCTACGCGACGGCCGAGTCGTGGATGACGGTTTCAGAACTCACGACGGCTCCATCGACAGACGGCCAGCAGTGACTCAACTCCACGTGACCAACCTCTGCTGCGTTTTGGTCATTCCTTGAGGATTACCGCCGAgtcacaagaagaagaaaaagttggTGTCAAGTTTCCTTTCCTTGATGAAAACATCCACTTTAACACTAAAACCATTGTTGACTCCGGTAATCCTTTCCAAGCGTCACTCCCCCTTCACCTCCACTCAAAGCCTTTCAAAGTCACATTCACCGCCTCACAACCCTTGCATCTTATAAAGAGATCTTTATAACAATGAAAATATGTACAACACGTTGTTTCTTTTCCCCataaatgcaaacaaatgtttgagCTCAGTCCTTTGCACATACAGCAATGATCGGTGTCAGTTGGCTGGTTTGATCCAGACGATGATTCGGTTCACTACAAGGTTTATATACAGCTTTTACTATGGCGTTTGGAACCATATCCCATAAGAAAAATAATTAGATTCCTCCTAGTTTACATCAATGGTCCCTTTGACAGTGAAGAAATATCAAAATGATAATAACCTGAAACATGTTGGAGTACTTTGACCAAAAAGACGCCGGCTCATCTTGCATAAAATGTTGACGTGGTTTTGCACAGTTCTTTCTGTCAAAACAAAACCGTGACGTCAATAGCTGCTGAGTGCTGTTGAGATGCATTGTTCAGTGGATGAGATGTGCCGATGTTTAAAAGTGATGCGGTATCTACAGATGTTGATGCATTTCTCTGGCGTGATCTTGAGCGGTGTACGGTTGGCAGACAGCGCTGTAAACAGGAgtgcaaagaaaaacacaaaaacatccagaaaaagaaaaatatctttCACATGCAACCTCGAACTGCCCCACACACCACATCGCGACGATGGGATGATTCAAAGGTAGCAATACGGATAATCTGGCAGTCATCTTTAACTTTTCTCTTCAAAGAAACGGGTACCAAACAGTCCCCAGACACGCGGGCCGATCCCACCCGATCGTATTTCATCCTGATTCACGCCCGCTTCCCACATGCGGGAACATCTGCTTGACGTCGTGAAAACGATCGGCGTGAATATTTAATGTCACATTGAAGGATGTCAGGACAGTATGCACAGCAAAATAGTTTCAGTAATTAATGTTGTGCTCTTTCCCAACACTTTATTCAATTCAAAATTACAAATCAAATCAGGATGCAACACAATGAGGTGTCGTGCTGCAGCACAGGGGCTCTGTGCTGCGCCAGCATCCCCCATGCAGGACTTAGACACATCACATGTGACAGTGAACAATTCACAACACGATTAAAATAGTAACCTCCCTCTCACGAGCGGTTACGGCTGCTGTCGGGGACAACCGGGTAACGATCACCATATGCCATCGACAACCACACAGCGTCCGTCCGTCTCACTGTACATATGTAAAGATAGGTCGCGGTTGGATCAGCAGCGCAAATGCAAACTCACAAaatgatgggaaataaaatgaCAGCTACACATTTCCAAAAATACTTAATATGTACATGACACAATTAACTACTTTCACATTTGAGTTCAGCAAACACTGCATAGGTGACTGCCTCACTAGCACATATGAGATTGTTTTTACTTATCATATTACCTTACTTGAATAAATATTAGATAAATATTATGTCAATCTTCTTCTGCAGTCAACACTATTCTAATGTCTGCTTAATGAAAAGgggatataaaaaaaacagcaactCTGCATCATGACATCCATACAACTAAGCATCCATACAAAAAAATAGAACGCACATATAAAAAGAATAGCAGCAAATGTTGTCATGTTAAGCAAAACATGGACTGAACTGACAGTAACAAATGTTGTGCattgttaattatttaaaaaataattaagacATGATTAATGCAAAAGGCAAAGTAAGGCTTGGCAAAATTGACTTgctaataattaaaaataattaaaaaaacaagacgaTGTCTCACTGGGCCACTGAATCGATAACAAATACATAATTTCGGGAGCTGTGGAGACGACGATGAAGAGCCTTCATGTTAACCGACGGACAACAACGACTTAAAGCACGGCCTTCGACTCAAAACAAGCACTGCATAGCCCTTCCCAGTCCTACTCCCCCCAGTACCACTTGTCAAGGTTATTGAATGCCTTGTACTCTTTGTGCCGACGCAGGTAATCACAAGCCAGGCATGTGTGCTCTGCCCAGAAATAGGACTTCTTTACTTTAAAGTGTCGCCTCCACTCAAAGTACCTGAGGTACATTTCCTCGTTCTTGTCCAAGAGCAGCAGGTAATCGGCCAGCTCCTTGGGCGAGGTGAAGTCGTCCACGTGGATGAAGGCGTCCCCTTGGATAAAGTTCTCGTAGTTCTGCCTCGGCGGGCCCAGAACCACTGGCACTGAGCCCACGGACAGCGGGTTGAACAGTTTTTCAGTGATGTAGTCCTTGTGGATGGAGTTCTCAAAAGCCAGGTAGAACTTGCAGCCGGCGATGGTGGGGAAGTAGTCCTGGTCCGAGATGTACTCCCCGAAGGCTTGTCCGTACGCGTGAACCTCGATGTGTTTGTACAGCTCATTGTAGTATTTCACCCGCACGTGGTCCTGGTTCCAGTTGCTCACAATCCAGCAGATCAGCTTGTTTTTGCTGGGCGGGACAAAGTCCTCCTCGCCCTCCGCCGCTACAATGGACCCGTAAGGCACTTCGATGTCAGCATCCTGACGGTAATTGAGAGTCAGGTTGAACAGGTTCTCGATCCCAGGCAGCTGGGAGGAGTGCGACGGCGACTCCAAGTTCATCCATATCCACTTCTGGAAGGATGGTCGCTGGAGCGGCGGCAGGTTGGACAGGTCGGTGCAGATGTCTCTGTGATGGATGATGATCCCATCCGACTTGTTGTAGAGGTTCCTGTCCGCTGTGATTAAGCAGCCTTCGATGTTGAAGAGGGAGCTGCACACGCCCAGGTCGTAGGTTTGTCCGAAGGGCCACAGCCAGATCAGCAAGGTGGTCACGTTTCTATCACTCTTGTTGGAGAAGAGGTTCTTGAGCCGATCTGTGGACACTGTCGACTCTACAGGACCCGACAACCAGCTGGTGGATGGTTTAAAATACATcaaacacagagtcacaaaGCATCCCAGAATGAAAGTGCCGAGCAGAAGGGGTCGTAGGATTCTGTGAAAAGGTGCAGATGGCATACTCTGTCCtggaaccacagaagaagaagaagaagaagaagaagaagaagaagaagaagttaagTCTTTGTAAAGGAGTCAACATCCAGACTATTCATTGCATTTTAccaccatgtatttattttatgcaTTTAAATTGACTCTAAACATTGTTTGTGCCTCGATTAAATACATTTGGCTTGTGACATCTACATGTGAACAAcatgttagatagatagatagatagatactttattaatccccaaggggaaatttgtcgtcacagtagcagcaccaataaactaaacacacgagaataaaatataaatataaaaaacagagataaaagatatagatgtatacaagtaaaatataaaatgaagtatatatatatatgtatataaaatgaaacatctatgtatatatatatacacacacacaaatataatacaatgactgtgcaaagtatccaaagtaaaatataaaatacaaaataaaatatatatgtatatatatatatatatacacaacatatatgcatacacaatataatactattgactgcagtgtaaaattaaattaaatatagacagtgtgcaaaatgcaaagtgtgtatatgtgtgtagtgtaaatgaaatgtgtgaagtgcagatcaacatagtgtaaatatgaatgtgtacagtggtaataattattatgttattattacagttattgcactaggatctggcaagaggtgatctgttatagagccgaTGTTTTCTTTCTTGCGATAATCTTTGAGCATGcaccatatattatataataataataataataataataatcatttattttatatagcgcttatatgtattcataaaGACAAGTGTGTCGCCTCAATACAAACCTGGTGGATTTGACCGAATGCTGAAATCCAAGCAAGAGTAGAGGTTTTGGGAATCTTAGGGAGCGATTCCTACATTGGGTCGCCGGTGGGATCAATCTTCTTTGTGATTCACGGCTCATAGACCAACAACAAGGTCACGGCTAGGAGATGCCCCTTTGCTCTCACGCAGATTAACAATGATCCTGAATGATCTAATGAGGTGCGTTTGATCCTGAATGCACAGGTCTTCTTAATGACGCCTCCTTTacgggagcagagagagagaatcagagaGAATACATTAGGGCTGAAGAGACTGAACCATCGGCACAGGAAAAGCACGCAGATCATACGCAATCAACATGCAGAGAAGAGCTTCATCTCCACAAATACATCGAGTAGATtagctggaaaatgaaatgaaaacaccAAAGTTATTGCAAAAGTGTCTGTTCAATCATGGATGTTATTTCAAATGTGTTCGTTAAGCATGGATTTAAGCTTCCAGCTGGTAttcgtttttgtgtgtgtggcatatTCTCTGTATGGTAAGAGAATGCTGCCATCATAAGGCTGAGGAGAGTAcaaagcagtggcggctggtgaattttttttggggggggggggcgcagtttaaatatcactcaacaatgagaagaaaagaggttttgagtagaatattgtaaaaaacaaagctttatttcaagaacacagcgtgctcaacacggtccaacaacaactatcaacacactgtgactttag of the Pseudoliparis swirei isolate HS2019 ecotype Mariana Trench chromosome 11, NWPU_hadal_v1, whole genome shotgun sequence genome contains:
- the fut9a gene encoding 4-galactosyl-N-acetylglucosaminide 3-alpha-L-fucosyltransferase 9 — protein: MPSAPFHRILRPLLLGTFILGCFVTLCLMYFKPSTSWLSGPVESTVSTDRLKNLFSNKSDRNVTTLLIWLWPFGQTYDLGVCSSLFNIEGCLITADRNLYNKSDGIIIHHRDICTDLSNLPPLQRPSFQKWIWMNLESPSHSSQLPGIENLFNLTLNYRQDADIEVPYGSIVAAEGEEDFVPPSKNKLICWIVSNWNQDHVRVKYYNELYKHIEVHAYGQAFGEYISDQDYFPTIAGCKFYLAFENSIHKDYITEKLFNPLSVGSVPVVLGPPRQNYENFIQGDAFIHVDDFTSPKELADYLLLLDKNEEMYLRYFEWRRHFKVKKSYFWAEHTCLACDYLRRHKEYKAFNNLDKWYWGE